Proteins from a genomic interval of Helicobacter pylori Shi112:
- a CDS encoding polysaccharide deacetylase family protein: protein MAKEILVAYGVDIDAVAGWLGSYGGEDSPDDISRGLFAGEVGIPRLLKLFKKYHLPATWFAPGHSIETFPEQMKMIVDAGHEVGAHGYSHENPIAMSTKQEEDVLLKSIELIKDLTGKAPTGYVAPWWEFSNITNELLLKHGFKYDHSLMHNDFTPYFVRVGDSWSKIDYSLEAKDWMKPLIRGVETDLVEIPANWYLDDLPPMMFIKKSPNSFGFVSPRDIGQMWIDQFDWVYREMDYAVFSMTIHPDVSARPQVLLMHEKIIEHINKHEGVRWVTFNEIADDFLKRSPRKK from the coding sequence ATGGCAAAAGAAATTTTAGTGGCTTATGGCGTGGATATTGATGCGGTGGCTGGTTGGCTAGGGAGCTATGGCGGGGAGGATTCGCCTGATGATATTTCGCGCGGGCTTTTTGCGGGCGAAGTGGGGATCCCACGGCTTTTGAAATTGTTTAAAAAATACCATCTCCCTGCGACTTGGTTTGCGCCTGGGCATTCTATTGAAACTTTCCCTGAACAAATGAAAATGATCGTGGATGCAGGGCATGAAGTGGGTGCGCATGGGTATTCGCATGAAAACCCTATCGCTATGAGCACCAAGCAAGAAGAAGATGTTTTGTTAAAAAGTATTGAATTGATTAAAGATCTCACTGGCAAAGCCCCCACAGGCTATGTGGCGCCGTGGTGGGAGTTTTCTAATATCACTAATGAATTGCTTTTAAAACATGGCTTCAAATACGACCACTCGCTCATGCACAATGATTTCACGCCTTATTTCGTGCGCGTGGGGGATAGTTGGAGCAAGATTGATTATAGTTTGGAAGCTAAGGATTGGATGAAGCCTTTGATCCGTGGGGTGGAAACCGATTTGGTGGAAATCCCTGCGAATTGGTATTTGGACGACTTGCCGCCGATGATGTTTATTAAAAAATCCCCCAATAGCTTTGGTTTTGTAAGCCCGCGCGATATAGGGCAAATGTGGATCGATCAATTTGATTGGGTTTATCGTGAGATGGATTATGCGGTGTTTAGCATGACAATCCACCCTGATGTGAGCGCCCGCCCGCAAGTGTTGCTCATGCATGAAAAAATCATTGAGCATATCAACAAGCACGAGGGCGTGCGTTGGGTAACATTCAACGAAATCGCTGACGATTTCTTAAAACGAAGCCCCAGAAAAAAATAG
- a CDS encoding AtpZ/AtpI family protein: MKKPKYYKFIEGANYLSLGLSMVVAILMGVAIGYGLKKLTHISWLFWLGVIWGVLASFLNVYKAYKNMQKDYEELAKDPKHTQNK; this comes from the coding sequence TTGAAAAAGCCAAAGTATTATAAATTCATAGAGGGGGCGAATTATTTGAGCTTGGGGCTTTCTATGGTGGTAGCGATCCTTATGGGCGTGGCTATAGGCTATGGGCTTAAAAAGCTCACTCATATTTCGTGGCTTTTTTGGCTTGGGGTTATTTGGGGCGTGTTAGCGAGCTTTCTCAATGTCTATAAAGCTTATAAAAACATGCAAAAAGATTATGAAGAATTAGCCAAAGACCCTAAACACACACAAAACAAGTAA
- a CDS encoding alginate lyase family protein has protein sequence MKRFVLFLLFMCVCVCVQAHAEQDYFFRDFKSTDLPQKLHLDKKLSQTIQPCVQLNASKHYTSAGVREPDACTKSFKKSAIMSYDLALGYLVSKNKQYGLKAIEILNAWAKELQSVDTYQSEDNINFYMPYMNMAYWFVKKAFPSPEYEDFIKRMHQYSQSALNTNHGAWGILFDVSSAIALDDHALLQNSANRWQEWVFKAIDENGVIPSAITRSDTSDYHGGPTKGIKGIAYTNFALLALTISGELLFENGYDLWGSEAGKRLSVAYNKVATWILNPETFPYFQPNLIGVHNNAYFIILAKHYSSPSADELLKQGDLHEDGFRLKLRSL, from the coding sequence ATGAAAAGATTTGTTTTGTTTTTATTGTTCATGTGTGTTTGCGTTTGCGTTCAAGCTCATGCCGAGCAGGATTACTTTTTTAGGGATTTTAAATCTACAGACTTGCCCCAAAAACTCCATCTTGATAAAAAGCTCTCCCAAACAATACAGCCATGCGTGCAACTTAACGCATCAAAACACTACACTTCTGCTGGGGTTAGAGAGCCTGATGCATGCACAAAGAGTTTTAAAAAATCCGCTATCATGTCTTATGACTTAGCGCTAGGCTATTTAGTGAGCAAAAACAAACAATACGGCTTAAAAGCTATAGAAATTTTAAACGCTTGGGCTAAAGAGCTTCAAAGCGTGGATACTTATCAGAGCGAGGATAATATCAATTTTTACATGCCTTATATGAACATGGCTTATTGGTTTGTCAAAAAGGCGTTTCCTAGCCCAGAATATGAAGATTTCATTAAGCGGATGCACCAGTATTCGCAATCAGCTCTTAACACTAACCATGGGGCGTGGGGCATTCTCTTTGATGTGAGCTCTGCGATAGCGTTAGACGATCATGCCCTTTTGCAAAACAGCGCTAATCGGTGGCAAGAGTGGGTATTTAAAGCCATAGATGAGAATGGGGTTATTCCTAGTGCGATCACTAGGAGCGATACAAGCGATTATCATGGCGGCCCTACAAAAGGCATTAAAGGGATAGCTTATACTAATTTTGCGCTTCTTGCGCTAACCATATCAGGCGAATTGCTTTTTGAGAACGGGTATGATTTGTGGGGTAGTGAGGCTGGGAAAAGGCTCTCTGTGGCGTATAACAAAGTCGCAACATGGATTTTAAACCCTGAAACTTTCCCTTATTTCCAGCCTAACCTTATTGGGGTGCATAACAACGCCTATTTCATTATTTTAGCCAAGCATTATTCTAGCCCTAGTGCAGATGAGCTTTTAAAGCAAGGCGATTTACACGAAGATGGTTTCAGGCTGAAACTCCGATCGCTGTGA
- a CDS encoding YbfB/YjiJ family MFS transporter — MRVFVCFLGVFVSNGLARFGYVVLIPLLILSGSLTPHQSFQLGIAVLMGYVFGSFLIQFLSPLMSLESIAKISFGLIALSFLICYFDSIPFFWLWIWRFIAGVASSALMILVAPLSLPYVKENKRALVGGLIFSAVGVGSVFSGFVLPWISSYNIKWAWIFLGGSCLIAFILSLIGLKNHSLRKKSVKKEESAFKIPFHLWLLLISCALNAIGFLPHTLFWVDYLIRHLNISPAIAGTSWAFFGFGATLGSLISGPMAQKLGAKNANIFILILKSIACFLPIFFHQISLLNLSIFIMGAATTANINLFSMMALKIAGAKHFAKASSWVVFSFGIFQALFSYLFTIFLGDLGYLLIFVICGACLVLSFIVLFPIKMQTAINQ; from the coding sequence ATGCGCGTGTTTGTTTGCTTTTTAGGGGTTTTTGTGTCCAACGGCTTGGCTCGTTTTGGCTATGTGGTTTTAATCCCCCTACTCATTTTATCAGGAAGTTTAACCCCACACCAAAGCTTCCAACTGGGTATTGCGGTGTTAATGGGCTATGTTTTTGGGAGTTTTTTAATCCAATTCTTAAGCCCATTAATGTCATTAGAAAGCATCGCTAAAATCAGTTTTGGTTTGATCGCTTTGAGTTTTTTAATCTGTTATTTTGATAGTATCCCTTTCTTTTGGCTTTGGATCTGGCGTTTTATCGCCGGTGTGGCTAGCAGCGCGTTAATGATTTTAGTCGCTCCCCTCTCTTTACCCTATGTCAAAGAAAATAAAAGAGCCTTAGTGGGGGGGCTTATTTTTAGCGCTGTAGGCGTTGGATCTGTCTTTAGTGGGTTTGTTCTGCCTTGGATTAGCTCTTATAATATCAAATGGGCATGGATTTTTTTAGGGGGCAGTTGTTTGATAGCCTTTATTCTTTCCTTGATTGGGTTAAAAAACCATTCTTTAAGGAAAAAATCCGTTAAAAAAGAAGAAAGCGCGTTTAAAATCCCTTTTCATTTGTGGTTATTGCTCATTTCTTGCGCGCTCAATGCGATTGGTTTTTTACCGCACACGCTTTTTTGGGTGGATTATTTGATTCGCCATTTAAATATCTCCCCCGCTATCGCTGGAACTTCATGGGCGTTTTTTGGTTTTGGGGCCACGCTTGGCTCTTTAATCAGCGGTCCCATGGCTCAAAAACTAGGGGCTAAAAACGCCAATATCTTTATCCTTATTTTAAAATCTATCGCATGCTTTTTGCCCATTTTTTTCCACCAAATCTCTTTACTCAATTTAAGCATCTTTATAATGGGAGCGGCCACAACCGCCAATATCAATTTATTCAGCATGATGGCTTTAAAAATTGCAGGCGCAAAGCATTTCGCTAAAGCGTCTTCGTGGGTGGTGTTTTCTTTTGGCATTTTCCAAGCGCTTTTTTCGTATCTTTTTACGATCTTTTTAGGGGATTTGGGCTATCTTTTGATTTTTGTCATTTGTGGGGCGTGTTTGGTTTTAAGCTTTATCGTTCTTTTCCCTATCAAAATGCAAACAGCCATCAATCAATAG
- the obgE gene encoding GTPase ObgE has product MFVDSVEIIVASGKGGPGMVSFRREKFVIKGGPDGGDGGDGGDVYFEVDNNTDTLASFRGTKHHKAKNGAPGGTRNCTGKKGEDKIIVVPPGTQVFVDDKLWLDLVEPKKRVLALKGGKGGLGNAHFKSAIKQQPTYAQKGLEGVEKCVRLELKLIADIGLVGFPNAGKSTLISTISNAKPKIANYEFTTLVPNLGVVSVDEKSEFLMADIPGIIEGASEGKGLGISFLKHIERTKVLAFVLDASRLDLGIKEQYQRLRLELEKFSPALANKPFGVLLNKCDVVENIDEMAKDFCAFLNLEAQKLEAFGLEPYLGFLHPHLTSDFENNPNEKSALFVLPLSALSALNTHALKFVLLEALP; this is encoded by the coding sequence GTGTTTGTAGATAGCGTGGAAATCATCGTCGCTTCGGGTAAGGGGGGACCTGGAATGGTGAGTTTTAGGCGAGAAAAGTTTGTCATCAAGGGAGGCCCTGATGGAGGCGATGGAGGCGATGGAGGCGATGTGTATTTTGAAGTGGATAACAATACCGACACTCTAGCGAGTTTTAGAGGCACTAAACACCATAAGGCTAAAAACGGGGCTCCAGGAGGCACACGAAATTGCACGGGCAAAAAGGGTGAAGATAAGATTATTGTTGTGCCGCCAGGAACGCAAGTTTTTGTAGATGATAAGTTGTGGCTTGATTTAGTGGAGCCTAAAAAAAGGGTGTTAGCCTTAAAAGGAGGCAAGGGGGGGTTAGGGAATGCGCATTTTAAAAGCGCGATTAAACAACAACCCACTTACGCGCAAAAAGGCTTAGAGGGGGTTGAAAAATGCGTGCGTTTGGAATTAAAGCTCATCGCTGATATAGGGTTAGTAGGCTTCCCTAATGCGGGTAAATCCACGCTCATTTCCACAATCTCTAACGCTAAGCCTAAAATCGCTAATTATGAATTCACGACTCTAGTGCCTAATTTAGGGGTTGTGAGCGTAGATGAAAAAAGCGAATTTCTAATGGCTGATATTCCTGGCATCATTGAAGGGGCTAGTGAGGGAAAAGGCTTAGGGATTAGCTTTTTAAAGCATATTGAGCGCACCAAAGTTTTAGCCTTTGTTTTAGACGCTTCTAGGCTGGATTTGGGTATTAAAGAGCAATACCAACGCTTGAGATTGGAGTTGGAAAAATTTTCACCCGCTTTGGCCAATAAGCCTTTTGGGGTGTTGCTCAATAAATGCGATGTTGTAGAAAACATTGATGAGATGGCTAAGGATTTTTGCGCCTTTTTAAACTTAGAAGCGCAAAAATTAGAGGCGTTTGGTTTAGAGCCGTATTTAGGGTTTTTACACCCCCATTTAACCAGCGATTTTGAAAATAACCCTAATGAAAAATCAGCGCTCTTTGTCTTACCCCTTTCAGCACTTAGCGCTCTTAATACGCATGCGCTTAAATTTGTGTTGTTGGAAGCGTTACCATAA
- the hemL gene encoding glutamate-1-semialdehyde 2,1-aminomutase, translating into MELLHSINDFNEAKQVIAGGVNSPVRAFKSVKGTPPFILKGKGAYLYDVDNNHYIDFVQSWGPLIFGHADEEIEENIINVLKKGTSFGAPTELETTLAKEIISCYEGLDKVRLVNSGTEATMSAIRLARAYSQKDDLIKFEGCYHGHSDSLLVKAGSGCATFGSPSSLGVPNDFSKHTLVARYNDLNSTEECFKKGDVGCVIIEPIAGNMGLVPAQKEFLLGLKALCEKYQAVLILDEVMSGFRASLSGSQEFYGVVPDLVTFGKVIGAGLPLACFGGRAEIMDLLSPIGGVYQAGTLSGNPLAVCAGLSALYKIKRDKTLYTRLNALAVRLTQGLKKSAQNYNIALETLNRGSMFGFFFNENAVRDFDDALKSDTEMFAKFHQKMLFKGVYLACSSFETGFICEPMTEEMIDLAVAKADESFDEIIKGV; encoded by the coding sequence ATGGAGTTGTTGCACAGCATTAATGATTTTAATGAAGCTAAACAGGTGATCGCTGGGGGGGTCAATTCGCCTGTGAGGGCGTTTAAGAGCGTTAAAGGCACTCCTCCCTTTATTTTAAAGGGTAAGGGGGCGTATCTTTATGATGTGGATAACAACCATTATATAGATTTTGTGCAAAGCTGGGGGCCTTTGATTTTTGGGCATGCTGATGAAGAGATTGAAGAAAATATTATTAATGTATTAAAAAAAGGCACTTCTTTTGGCGCTCCCACAGAATTAGAAACCACTTTAGCTAAGGAGATCATTTCTTGTTATGAAGGCTTAGATAAGGTGCGTTTAGTGAATAGCGGCACAGAAGCGACCATGAGCGCGATACGACTCGCTAGAGCTTATAGCCAAAAAGACGATTTGATCAAGTTTGAAGGGTGCTATCATGGGCATAGCGACTCCTTATTGGTGAAAGCGGGTAGCGGGTGCGCGACTTTTGGCTCTCCTTCTTCTTTAGGCGTGCCGAACGATTTTAGCAAACACACTCTAGTGGCTCGTTATAACGATTTAAATTCCACAGAAGAATGCTTTAAAAAAGGCGATGTGGGTTGCGTCATCATTGAACCCATTGCCGGGAATATGGGGTTAGTGCCGGCTCAAAAAGAGTTTTTATTAGGCTTAAAGGCTTTGTGTGAAAAATACCAAGCGGTGCTGATTTTAGATGAAGTGATGAGCGGGTTTAGAGCGAGCTTGAGCGGTTCTCAAGAATTTTATGGCGTGGTGCCGGATTTGGTAACCTTTGGTAAGGTGATAGGCGCGGGGCTTCCTTTGGCGTGTTTTGGGGGGCGTGCGGAAATTATGGACTTGCTTTCACCCATTGGAGGCGTGTATCAAGCAGGCACATTGAGCGGTAATCCCCTAGCGGTGTGCGCGGGGTTGAGTGCGCTTTATAAAATCAAAAGAGATAAAACCCTTTATACCCGCTTAAACGCTTTAGCCGTTCGTTTGACTCAAGGTTTAAAAAAGAGCGCTCAAAACTATAACATCGCTTTAGAAACGCTCAATAGAGGGAGCATGTTTGGCTTTTTCTTTAACGAAAATGCGGTGCGTGATTTTGATGACGCTTTAAAAAGCGATACGGAAATGTTTGCAAAATTCCACCAAAAAATGCTTTTTAAGGGCGTGTATTTGGCATGTTCAAGCTTTGAAACCGGCTTTATTTGTGAGCCTATGACTGAAGAGATGATTGATTTAGCGGTTGCAAAAGCCGATGAAAGTTTTGATGAAATCATAAAAGGTGTGTGA
- a CDS encoding CobW family GTP-binding protein, producing MPKIPITLITGFLGSGKTSFLSEYLNQTDHQGVVLIINEIGQAALDQRILNIQYCGEKMLYLNAGCVCCNKRMDLVESLKATLNNYEWRGEILKRIIIETTGLANPVPILWTILSDTFLGAHFEIQSVVVCVDALNARMHLTNNEAKEQIVFADSVLLTKTDLQNDSVALIKLKERLQSINPSAEIFDKKNIHYESFFSRKNRVRNFMPRMPKDSHSQGFETLSINFEGAMEWSAFGIWLSLLLHKYGTQILRIKGIIDTGSGFLVSINGVMHIIYPPKHILKDQNGSNLVFIMRHLEREKILNSLKGFKDFLGIKGFETQ from the coding sequence ATGCCCAAAATCCCTATCACGCTCATCACCGGTTTTTTAGGCAGTGGTAAAACGAGTTTCTTAAGCGAATATTTAAACCAAACAGATCACCAAGGCGTTGTGCTTATCATCAATGAAATCGGTCAAGCCGCCTTGGATCAGCGCATCTTAAACATTCAATATTGCGGTGAAAAAATGCTCTATCTTAACGCAGGGTGCGTGTGTTGCAACAAACGCATGGATTTAGTGGAGTCTCTAAAAGCCACGCTCAATAACTATGAATGGCGCGGCGAAATTTTAAAGCGCATCATTATTGAAACCACCGGTTTAGCCAACCCGGTGCCGATTTTATGGACGATTTTGAGCGACACTTTTTTAGGGGCGCATTTTGAGATTCAAAGCGTGGTGGTTTGTGTGGATGCACTGAACGCTAGAATGCATTTAACCAACAATGAAGCTAAAGAGCAAATCGTTTTTGCTGATAGCGTTTTATTGACCAAAACGGATTTGCAAAACGACAGCGTGGCTTTAATCAAATTAAAAGAGCGCTTGCAATCCATTAACCCTAGTGCAGAAATTTTTGACAAGAAAAATATCCATTACGAAAGCTTTTTTTCACGCAAAAATAGGGTGCGAAATTTTATGCCAAGAATGCCAAAAGATTCGCACTCGCAAGGCTTTGAAACTTTGAGCATTAATTTTGAAGGGGCGATGGAATGGAGCGCGTTTGGGATTTGGCTGAGTTTGTTATTGCATAAATACGGCACACAGATTTTACGCATCAAGGGGATTATTGACACTGGAAGCGGCTTTTTGGTGAGTATTAATGGCGTGATGCATATCATTTACCCGCCTAAGCACATTTTAAAGGATCAAAACGGCTCTAACCTCGTTTTTATCATGCGCCATTTAGAGCGTGAAAAAATCTTAAATTCATTAAAGGGTTTTAAGGATTTTCTCGGCATTAAGGGTTTTGAAACCCAATAA
- a CDS encoding YceI family protein, whose amino-acid sequence MKKMVLVSVLLAGFLQAVNLDLSSAKLTWTAFKTKAKTPVNGSFESITYKLGKSQDSLKTLLEGASASMDSLKVNLGDDTKNKNVKEAFFALFKSTNIKVTFRNVIEGDHEGSLTAYVRMNEKLVKVPMQYTVASDKLVVKGVLDLLNFGLKNELASLAKRCESFHEGLTWSQVEIQFESMIKG is encoded by the coding sequence ATGAAAAAAATGGTTTTGGTATCGGTTTTACTAGCAGGGTTTTTGCAAGCGGTGAATTTGGATTTATCTTCGGCTAAGCTAACATGGACGGCCTTTAAAACTAAGGCTAAAACACCGGTAAATGGGAGTTTTGAAAGCATCACCTATAAACTGGGTAAATCTCAAGATAGTTTAAAAACCCTTTTAGAGGGAGCGAGTGCGAGCATGGATAGCTTGAAAGTCAATTTAGGCGATGACACTAAAAACAAAAATGTTAAAGAGGCTTTTTTCGCTCTTTTTAAAAGCACTAACATCAAAGTAACTTTTAGAAATGTGATAGAAGGCGATCATGAAGGTTCTCTTACGGCTTATGTGAGGATGAATGAAAAACTGGTGAAAGTGCCTATGCAATACACGGTTGCTAGTGATAAGCTCGTGGTTAAAGGGGTCTTGGATCTATTGAATTTTGGCTTGAAAAACGAATTAGCGAGCTTGGCTAAACGATGCGAGAGTTTTCATGAGGGCTTGACTTGGTCGCAAGTGGAAATCCAATTTGAAAGCATGATTAAGGGATAA
- a CDS encoding ABC transporter ATP-binding protein gives MKLLEIKELKKSYAIDRGLFKPKRIIHALNGISFEVEQNEVLSIVGESGCGKSTTAKILAGIERQDSGAIYFNGKRHLHFSKQDWFDYRKKVQMIFQDPYSSLNPRWKVGEIIAEPLLLNSHFSKKEIKTKVLEIMQKVGLKLEWIDRYPHQFSGGQRQRIGIARALILHPSVVICDEPVSALDVSIQAQVLNLLLDLQKEMGLTYIFISHDLGVVEHISDKIIVMNQGQIVETGDVDSVISAPKHPYTQKLLNAVPHLEKSMQRFAE, from the coding sequence ATGAAGCTCTTAGAAATTAAAGAATTGAAAAAATCCTATGCGATAGACAGGGGGTTATTCAAACCCAAGAGGATCATCCATGCGCTCAATGGGATTAGTTTTGAAGTGGAACAAAATGAAGTTTTAAGCATTGTGGGGGAGAGCGGTTGCGGGAAAAGCACGACAGCAAAAATTTTAGCCGGGATTGAAAGGCAAGATAGCGGGGCGATTTATTTCAATGGTAAGCGCCATTTGCATTTTAGCAAACAGGATTGGTTTGATTACCGCAAAAAGGTGCAAATGATTTTTCAAGATCCCTATTCTAGCCTAAACCCTCGGTGGAAAGTGGGCGAGATCATCGCTGAACCCTTGCTTTTAAATTCTCATTTTTCAAAAAAAGAAATCAAAACAAAAGTGCTAGAGATCATGCAAAAAGTGGGTTTGAAATTAGAATGGATCGATCGTTACCCCCACCAGTTTTCAGGCGGTCAAAGGCAACGAATCGGCATTGCTAGGGCGCTCATTTTGCATCCTAGCGTGGTGATTTGCGATGAGCCTGTGTCTGCGTTAGATGTGTCCATTCAAGCGCAAGTGTTGAATTTGCTCTTGGATTTGCAAAAAGAAATGGGGCTGACTTATATTTTTATCAGCCATGATTTAGGGGTGGTGGAGCATATAAGCGATAAAATCATCGTAATGAATCAAGGGCAAATCGTAGAAACGGGAGATGTGGATAGCGTGATAAGCGCCCCCAAGCACCCTTATACGCAGAAATTACTCAATGCGGTGCCGCATTTGGAAAAATCCATGCAAAGATTTGCTGAATAA
- a CDS encoding DNA-methyltransferase, which yields MQDYRTLTLENIYAPDEITDALSLLQSCGIESIVNPSNITLNFDIVDLKMLESTTQNTLVQKTLEELYKIRSFSSQNGKIVFKSFNKAKKVANKKQNAKARLAYESYKKEFSKETNEIQSCLNQIYCEDSLEFLKKLPNNCIDIVLTSPPYNFGINYSATQDANLWHEYFNTLFAIFKECIRVLKSGGRIIVNIQPMFSDYIPTHHFISKFFIDEGLIWKGEILWEKNNYNCKYCTWGSWKSPAAPYLKYSWEFIEIFCKNNLKKEGDKDSIDITDDEFKKWVYGKWNFAPERNMKQYGHDAMFPEELVKRCLKLFSYQNDIILDPFNGAGTTTKVAKQLGRRFIGIDISEKYCEVARARLKEVTNLFN from the coding sequence ATGCAGGATTATAGAACTCTTACACTAGAAAATATTTATGCGCCAGATGAGATAACAGACGCGCTTTCATTGTTGCAATCTTGCGGTATTGAATCGATTGTTAATCCTTCAAATATCACGCTTAATTTTGACATTGTGGATTTAAAAATGCTTGAATCTACTACACAAAATACGCTAGTTCAAAAGACATTAGAGGAGTTGTATAAAATTCGCTCATTTTCTAGTCAAAATGGCAAAATCGTATTTAAGAGCTTCAATAAAGCCAAAAAAGTCGCCAACAAAAAGCAAAACGCAAAGGCAAGATTGGCTTACGAATCTTACAAAAAAGAGTTTAGCAAGGAGACAAATGAGATTCAAAGCTGTCTTAATCAAATTTACTGCGAAGATAGCTTGGAGTTTTTAAAAAAGCTCCCGAATAATTGCATAGATATAGTGCTAACTTCGCCACCTTACAACTTTGGTATCAATTACAGCGCAACGCAGGATGCAAATCTTTGGCATGAGTATTTCAACACGCTTTTTGCCATTTTTAAAGAGTGTATTCGTGTATTAAAAAGCGGAGGGCGAATCATCGTCAATATCCAGCCTATGTTTAGCGATTATATCCCTACACACCATTTTATCAGCAAATTTTTCATTGATGAAGGGCTTATTTGGAAAGGCGAGATTTTATGGGAAAAGAATAACTACAACTGCAAATACTGCACTTGGGGAAGCTGGAAAAGCCCTGCTGCACCATATTTAAAATATTCGTGGGAGTTTATTGAAATTTTTTGCAAAAATAATCTTAAAAAAGAGGGCGATAAAGACAGCATTGACATAACCGATGATGAATTTAAAAAGTGGGTTTATGGAAAGTGGAACTTTGCCCCAGAACGCAACATGAAACAATATGGGCATGATGCAATGTTTCCAGAAGAATTAGTAAAGCGGTGTTTAAAACTATTTTCCTATCAAAATGATATTATATTAGATCCATTTAATGGTGCAGGGACAACGACAAAAGTCGCCAAACAACTAGGGCGCAGATTCATAGGTATAGACATTAGTGAAAAGTATTGTGAAGTAGCAAGAGCAAGACTAAAAGAAGTAACAAATTTATTTAATTGA
- a CDS encoding carbon-nitrogen hydrolase family protein, with translation MKTKNPAKRILKTATIQMQSKPYALNENLQLALNLAKEAHNKGANLIVLPELFDSGYCVNDKDAEFGIDLKAIEHRKETLKNESLRALSDFAKSNKVHLVACSIEKTDKKLYDSAYIIPPKGGIVGKHRKVYLWGDEKSRFKRGKKYEVFTLDFGDFSAKVGLQICYEIGFGVGANLLALQGAEILIYPSAFGKARAYNWDLLSKARALENGCFVCACNHSGEETNAQLKQTLEFAGDSRIIAPNGKIIAQATRLNEAIIAEMDLNEAALQRQKIPYLQDFDTKLTKKGFGKLT, from the coding sequence TTGAAAACAAAAAATCCCGCTAAAAGAATCCTAAAAACGGCTACGATTCAGATGCAATCCAAACCCTACGCCTTAAATGAAAACCTGCAATTAGCGCTCAATCTCGCCAAAGAAGCCCACAACAAAGGCGCGAATCTCATTGTTTTACCGGAATTGTTTGATAGCGGTTATTGCGTGAATGATAAAGACGCAGAGTTTGGGATAGATCTTAAAGCGATAGAGCACAGAAAGGAAACGCTAAAAAACGAGTCGTTGAGAGCGTTAAGCGATTTTGCAAAATCCAATAAGGTGCATCTAGTGGCGTGCAGCATTGAAAAAACGGATAAAAAACTCTACGACAGCGCTTATATCATTCCACCAAAAGGCGGGATCGTTGGAAAACACCGCAAGGTTTATTTGTGGGGCGATGAAAAATCGCGTTTCAAAAGGGGTAAAAAATACGAGGTTTTTACGCTGGATTTTGGGGATTTTAGCGCGAAAGTGGGTTTGCAAATTTGCTATGAAATCGGCTTTGGCGTGGGAGCGAATCTTTTAGCGTTACAAGGAGCGGAGATTTTAATCTATCCTAGCGCGTTTGGCAAAGCTAGGGCTTATAACTGGGATTTATTGAGCAAGGCTAGAGCGTTAGAAAATGGCTGTTTTGTGTGTGCGTGCAATCATAGTGGGGAAGAAACTAACGCTCAATTAAAACAAACGCTAGAGTTTGCCGGCGATTCAAGAATCATCGCGCCCAACGGGAAAATCATTGCGCAAGCCACCAGGCTTAATGAAGCCATTATCGCTGAAATGGATTTAAACGAAGCGGCACTGCAACGCCAAAAAATTCCTTATTTACAAGATTTTGACACCAAACTCACCAAAAAGGGGTTTGGAAAACTCACTTAA